One genomic region from Pseudoduganella lutea encodes:
- a CDS encoding T6SS effector amidase Tae4 family protein, translated as MKKHYPDSSIPTPLLYDSKICGKFVKLYEHPAYLNTCAVRMSFALNRSGLKLGKSPSAGGSVQGGDGFLYWIRVTDLKVELANRFKGADEELNLPQIPASMLDDNAAMSKLFKERVAIAKEFIKNKLARRSGIIVFDVSGWGDASGHFTLWDGVSEKLAYATDHDDSTANSYYFWLTMMTDGGKVIQTTKVRFWELK; from the coding sequence ATGAAGAAGCATTACCCCGACAGCAGCATTCCCACGCCATTACTTTACGACAGCAAAATCTGCGGCAAGTTCGTCAAGCTGTATGAGCATCCTGCTTACCTGAACACATGTGCGGTCAGGATGTCTTTTGCCTTGAACCGCAGCGGTTTGAAGCTTGGAAAGTCGCCAAGCGCAGGCGGGAGCGTGCAGGGCGGCGACGGTTTTCTTTACTGGATCCGAGTCACTGATCTCAAGGTAGAGCTGGCGAACAGATTCAAAGGTGCCGATGAAGAACTGAACCTTCCGCAGATTCCGGCATCGATGTTGGACGATAATGCCGCTATGAGCAAGTTGTTCAAGGAGCGCGTCGCGATTGCCAAGGAATTCATCAAGAACAAGCTCGCAAGGCGCAGCGGGATCATCGTCTTCGATGTTTCCGGTTGGGGTGACGCGTCAGGCCACTTTACGTTGTGGGATGGTGTATCGGAAAAACTCGCCTATGCAACTGACCACGACGACTCAACGGCCAACAGCTATTATTTCTGGCTCACCATGATGACCGATGGCGGCAAAGTCATTCAGACAACTAAAGTGAGATTCTGGGAATTGAAATGA
- a CDS encoding PRC-barrel domain-containing protein has product MSYERDGYGNYVDQGHQGPGPRLMGADTLIGDHVHNMQDEHLGTVKEIMLDMQSGQVAYVVMASGGVLTIGEKLFAIPWEALALDTANHQLRLNIDKDRIENAPGFDKDHWPDMANSAWQSEIHGYYGTSATSASRSTSSSPLGHDSGRVL; this is encoded by the coding sequence ATGAGTTACGAACGCGATGGATACGGCAACTATGTCGACCAGGGGCACCAGGGTCCGGGGCCGCGCCTGATGGGCGCCGATACGCTGATCGGCGACCACGTGCACAACATGCAGGACGAGCACCTGGGCACCGTGAAGGAAATCATGCTCGACATGCAGAGCGGCCAGGTGGCCTATGTGGTGATGGCTTCCGGCGGCGTGCTGACGATCGGCGAAAAGCTGTTTGCGATTCCGTGGGAAGCGCTGGCGCTGGACACGGCCAATCACCAGCTGCGCCTGAACATCGACAAGGATCGCATCGAAAACGCGCCCGGCTTCGACAAGGATCACTGGCCGGACATGGCCAACTCGGCCTGGCAATCGGAAATCCACGGTTATTACGGTACCAGCGCCACCAGCGCTAGCCGCTCCACCAGCAGCTCGCCGCTCGGGCATGATTCGGGCCGCGTGCTGTGA
- a CDS encoding CTP synthase, which yields MTKFVFVTGGVVSSLGKGIAAASLAAILESRGLKVTMLKLDPYINVDPGTMSPMQHGEVFVTDDGAETDLDLGHYERFISTRMRKVNNFTTGQIYESVIRKERRGEYLGKTVQVIPHITNEIQDYIRRGAEGYDVALCEIGGTVGDIESLPFLEAARQLSLRAGRKNSAFVHLTLVPYIASAGELKTKPTQHSVQKLREIGIFPNALLCRADRKIPDDERAKISLFSNIEESGVISVWDVDTIYKVPQMLHDQGLDAIICEALDIEAAPADLSVWSKLIYTLEHPKAEVSIGMVGKYVELTESYKSLTEALRHAGIHTESRVNIEYIDSEEIEAKGTEALAKYDAILVPGGFGKRGVEGKIRAAQYARENGIPYLGICLGMQVALIEYARHKAGLANANSTEFEPQTDQPVVALIDEWQNQDGKVEKRDMNSDLGGTMRLGAQACAVKPGTLAHDIYGGVVTERHRHRYEANNHYLSRVEEAGLVVAARTPTEDLCEIMELPRDVHPWYMGVQYHPEFKSTPRDGHPLFTSYIRAALEHKAAGSADKATEPKEGAA from the coding sequence ATGACCAAATTTGTCTTCGTCACTGGTGGCGTTGTGTCGTCCCTTGGTAAGGGGATTGCCGCCGCCTCCCTCGCCGCGATTCTCGAATCGCGCGGCCTCAAAGTCACCATGCTCAAGCTGGACCCGTACATCAACGTGGACCCGGGCACGATGAGCCCCATGCAGCACGGTGAAGTCTTCGTTACCGATGACGGCGCCGAAACCGACCTGGACCTCGGCCACTACGAGCGCTTCATCAGCACCCGCATGCGCAAGGTGAACAACTTCACCACGGGCCAGATCTACGAATCCGTGATCCGCAAGGAACGCCGCGGCGAATACCTGGGCAAGACTGTCCAGGTGATCCCGCACATCACGAATGAAATCCAGGACTACATCCGCCGTGGCGCGGAAGGCTACGACGTGGCGCTGTGCGAGATCGGCGGCACCGTGGGCGATATCGAATCGCTGCCGTTCCTGGAAGCGGCTCGCCAGCTGAGCCTGCGCGCCGGGCGCAAGAATTCCGCCTTCGTGCACCTCACCCTGGTGCCGTACATCGCATCGGCGGGCGAACTGAAGACCAAGCCCACCCAGCACTCGGTGCAGAAGCTGCGCGAGATCGGCATCTTCCCGAACGCGCTGCTGTGCCGCGCGGACCGCAAGATCCCCGACGATGAACGCGCCAAGATTTCGCTGTTCTCGAACATCGAGGAAAGCGGCGTGATCTCGGTGTGGGACGTCGACACCATCTACAAGGTGCCGCAGATGCTGCACGACCAGGGCCTGGACGCGATCATCTGCGAAGCCCTGGACATCGAGGCGGCACCGGCCGACCTGTCGGTGTGGTCGAAGCTGATCTACACGCTCGAACACCCGAAGGCGGAAGTGTCGATCGGCATGGTCGGCAAGTACGTGGAACTGACCGAGTCGTACAAGTCGCTGACGGAGGCGCTGCGCCACGCCGGCATCCACACGGAGAGCCGCGTCAACATCGAATACATCGATTCGGAAGAGATCGAGGCGAAGGGCACCGAAGCACTGGCGAAATACGATGCGATCCTCGTGCCGGGCGGCTTCGGCAAGCGCGGCGTGGAAGGCAAGATCCGCGCGGCGCAGTATGCCCGCGAGAACGGCATTCCTTACCTGGGCATCTGCCTGGGCATGCAGGTGGCGCTGATCGAATACGCGCGCCACAAGGCGGGCCTGGCGAACGCCAACTCGACCGAGTTCGAACCGCAGACCGACCAGCCGGTGGTGGCGCTGATCGACGAGTGGCAGAACCAGGACGGCAAGGTGGAAAAGCGCGACATGAATTCCGACCTGGGCGGCACGATGCGCCTGGGCGCGCAAGCCTGCGCCGTGAAGCCGGGCACGCTGGCGCACGACATCTACGGCGGCGTGGTCACCGAGCGCCACCGCCATCGCTACGAAGCGAACAACCATTACCTGTCCCGCGTCGAAGAAGCGGGCCTGGTGGTGGCGGCGCGCACGCCGACCGAAGACCTGTGCGAGATCATGGAACTGCCGCGCGACGTGCACCCGTGGTACATGGGCGTTCAGTACCACCCGGAGTTCAAGTCCACGCCGCGCGACGGCCACCCGCTGTTCACGTCGTACATCCGCGCCGCGCTGGAGCACAAGGCCGCCGGCAGTGCCGACAAGGCGACTGAACCGAAAGAGGGGGCAGCATGA
- the kdsA gene encoding 3-deoxy-8-phosphooctulonate synthase, which translates to MKLCNFDIGLDKPFFLIAGTCVIESRQMAFDVAGAMKEMTAELGIPYIYKSSFDKANRSSGTSYRGPGMEKGLEILGDVKRELGVPVLTDVHSIEEIEIVSSVVDVLQTPAFLCRQTDFINACAQSGLPVNIKKGQFLAPHDMKNVIDKARAAARAKGLNEDNFMACERGASFGYNNLVSDMRSLAIMRETGAPVVFDATHSVQLPGGNGTSSGGMRDMVPVLSRAAVAVGVAGLFMETHPTPATALSDGPNAVPLGRMKELLSTLIELDRITKKSGFLENSFE; encoded by the coding sequence ATGAAACTCTGTAACTTCGACATCGGCCTCGACAAGCCGTTCTTCCTGATCGCCGGCACCTGCGTGATCGAATCGCGCCAGATGGCGTTCGACGTTGCCGGTGCGATGAAGGAAATGACGGCCGAACTGGGCATCCCTTACATCTACAAATCGTCGTTCGACAAGGCGAACCGTTCCTCGGGCACGTCGTACCGCGGCCCCGGCATGGAAAAGGGCCTGGAAATCCTGGGCGACGTGAAGCGCGAGCTGGGCGTGCCGGTGCTGACGGACGTGCACTCGATCGAGGAAATCGAGATCGTGTCGTCCGTGGTGGACGTGCTGCAGACGCCAGCCTTCCTGTGCCGCCAGACCGATTTCATCAACGCCTGTGCGCAGTCCGGGCTGCCGGTGAACATCAAGAAGGGCCAGTTCCTGGCGCCGCACGACATGAAGAACGTCATCGACAAGGCACGTGCCGCCGCCAGGGCAAAGGGCCTGAACGAAGACAACTTCATGGCCTGCGAACGGGGTGCCTCGTTCGGCTACAACAACCTGGTATCGGACATGCGCTCGCTGGCGATCATGCGCGAAACCGGCGCGCCGGTGGTGTTCGACGCCACGCACTCGGTGCAGCTGCCGGGTGGGAACGGCACGTCGTCGGGCGGCATGCGCGACATGGTGCCGGTGCTGTCGCGCGCGGCCGTGGCCGTGGGCGTGGCCGGGCTGTTCATGGAAACGCACCCCACGCCGGCCACCGCGCTGTCGGACGGTCCGAACGCCGTGCCGCTGGGCCGCATGAAGGAATTGCTGTCCACGCTGATCGAACTCGATCGCATCACCAAGAAGTCGGGCTTCCTCGAGAACAGCTTCGAATAG
- the eno gene encoding phosphopyruvate hydratase — MSAIVDIIGREILDSRGNPTVECDVLLESGVMGRAAVPSGASTGSREAIELRDGDPKRYFGKGVLQACENINTEISEAIMGLDANEQAFLDRTLIDLDGTENKSRLGANAMLAVSMAVAKAAAEEAGLPLYRYFGGSGSMQMPVPMMNVINGGAHADNNLDIQEFMIIPVGAPTFKEAIRYGAEVFHTLKKILHKKGLNTAVGDEGGFAPSLANHEEAIKLIIQAIEEAGYEPGTQIALGLDCAASEFYKDGKYQLEGEGMSLTATEFTNLLSTWCDKYPIVSIEDAMHEGDWEGWGILTAALGKKVQLVGDDLFVTNTKILKEGIQKGIANSILIKINQIGTLTETFAAIEMAKRAGYTAVISHRSGETEDSTIADIAVGLNALQIKTGSMSRSDRMAKYNQLLRIEEDLGDIASYPGRDAFYNLK, encoded by the coding sequence ATGAGTGCAATCGTAGATATCATCGGCCGCGAGATTCTTGACTCGCGCGGCAACCCGACCGTCGAATGTGACGTGTTGCTGGAGTCGGGCGTGATGGGCCGTGCGGCCGTGCCTTCGGGCGCGTCGACCGGTTCGCGCGAAGCGATCGAGCTGCGTGACGGCGATCCGAAGCGTTACTTCGGCAAGGGCGTGCTGCAGGCATGCGAGAACATCAACACCGAGATCTCCGAAGCGATCATGGGCCTGGACGCGAACGAACAGGCTTTCCTGGACCGCACGCTGATCGACCTGGACGGCACCGAGAACAAGTCGCGCCTGGGCGCCAACGCGATGCTGGCCGTGTCGATGGCTGTCGCCAAGGCCGCCGCCGAAGAAGCCGGTTTGCCGCTGTACCGCTATTTCGGCGGTTCGGGCTCGATGCAGATGCCGGTGCCGATGATGAACGTGATCAACGGCGGCGCCCACGCCGACAACAACCTGGACATCCAGGAATTCATGATCATCCCGGTCGGCGCACCGACCTTCAAGGAAGCGATCCGCTACGGCGCCGAAGTGTTCCACACGCTGAAGAAGATTCTGCACAAGAAGGGCCTGAACACGGCCGTCGGCGACGAAGGCGGCTTTGCACCTTCCCTGGCCAACCATGAAGAAGCCATCAAGCTGATCATCCAGGCCATCGAGGAAGCCGGCTACGAGCCGGGCACGCAGATCGCGCTGGGCCTGGACTGCGCCGCTTCCGAGTTCTACAAGGACGGCAAGTACCAGCTGGAAGGCGAAGGCATGTCGCTGACGGCCACCGAGTTCACCAACCTGCTGTCGACGTGGTGCGACAAGTACCCGATCGTCTCGATCGAGGACGCGATGCACGAAGGCGACTGGGAAGGCTGGGGCATCCTGACCGCGGCGCTGGGCAAGAAGGTGCAGCTGGTGGGCGACGACCTGTTCGTCACCAACACCAAGATCCTGAAGGAAGGCATCCAGAAGGGCATCGCCAACTCGATCCTCATCAAGATCAACCAGATCGGCACGCTGACCGAAACGTTCGCCGCCATCGAAATGGCCAAGCGCGCCGGCTACACCGCCGTGATCTCGCACCGCTCGGGCGAAACGGAAGATTCGACGATCGCCGACATCGCCGTGGGCCTGAACGCGCTGCAGATCAAGACCGGTTCCATGTCCCGCTCGGATCGCATGGCCAAGTACAACCAGCTGCTGCGCATCGAGGAAGACCTGGGCGACATCGCTTCCTACCCGGGCCGCGACGCGTTTTACAATTTGAAGTAA
- the ftsB gene encoding cell division protein FtsB: MRLITLALAALLLLIQYPLWLGKGGWLKVQDLEQQVDKAHAKNEELRRRNAKLDSEVRDLKDGTGAVEERARYELSMIKQNEIYVQILRKGQIPGDGATPAPPPPDEPAKPVR, from the coding sequence ATGCGTCTGATTACCCTTGCCCTGGCAGCGCTGCTGCTGCTGATTCAATATCCGTTGTGGCTGGGGAAAGGCGGTTGGCTCAAGGTGCAGGACCTCGAACAGCAGGTCGACAAGGCCCACGCGAAAAACGAGGAACTGCGACGCCGCAACGCCAAGCTCGATTCCGAAGTGCGCGACCTGAAGGATGGCACCGGCGCCGTCGAGGAACGCGCGCGCTACGAGCTGTCGATGATCAAGCAGAACGAAATCTACGTGCAGATCCTGCGCAAAGGCCAGATCCCCGGCGATGGCGCCACGCCAGCCCCGCCACCTCCCGACGAGCCTGCCAAACCAGTGCGCTAG
- a CDS encoding ammonium transporter: protein MESFKSGADALFVLLGGIMVLAMHAGFAFLELGTVRKKSQVNALVKILVDFCVSAIVYFTVGYGIAYGVHFFGPTDTLVANNGYALVKFFFLLTFAAAIPAIISGGIAERARFYPQMIATALLVGFVYPFFEGIAWNGNFGLQAALESAFGAPFHDFAGSIVVHAVGGWAALPAVLLLGARRGRYGRDGRIAAHPPSNIPFLALGAWILAVGWFGFNVMSAQTLDKINGLVAVNSLMALVGGTLAALVLGKNDPGFVHNGPLAGLVAVCAGSDLMHPLGALATGAVAGAIFVVMFTLAQNRWKIDDVLGVWPLHGLCGAWGGIAAGIFGSRALGGLGGVSLPSQIAGTVLGIVIASAGGALVYGVLKLTIGLRLDPEQEFDGADLSIHKISATPERETIAG from the coding sequence ATGGAGTCGTTCAAGAGCGGTGCCGATGCCTTGTTTGTCCTGTTGGGCGGCATCATGGTGCTGGCGATGCATGCCGGATTCGCGTTCCTCGAGCTGGGCACGGTGCGCAAGAAGAGCCAGGTCAATGCGCTGGTCAAGATCCTTGTCGATTTCTGCGTGTCGGCGATCGTGTATTTCACGGTGGGCTACGGCATCGCCTATGGCGTGCATTTCTTCGGGCCGACCGATACGCTGGTGGCGAACAATGGCTACGCCCTCGTGAAGTTCTTCTTCCTGCTGACGTTTGCCGCGGCCATTCCTGCGATCATTTCCGGCGGCATCGCCGAGCGGGCCAGGTTCTACCCGCAGATGATCGCCACGGCGCTGCTCGTCGGCTTCGTCTATCCCTTCTTCGAAGGCATCGCCTGGAACGGCAACTTCGGACTCCAGGCGGCGCTGGAATCGGCGTTCGGCGCGCCGTTCCATGACTTTGCCGGCTCGATCGTCGTGCATGCGGTCGGCGGCTGGGCCGCGCTGCCGGCCGTGCTGCTGCTGGGCGCGCGCCGCGGGCGCTATGGCAGGGATGGCCGCATCGCGGCGCACCCGCCATCGAACATTCCGTTCCTCGCGCTGGGGGCGTGGATCCTCGCGGTGGGCTGGTTCGGCTTCAATGTGATGAGCGCGCAAACGCTCGACAAGATCAACGGCCTCGTTGCCGTCAATTCGCTGATGGCGCTCGTGGGTGGCACGCTGGCCGCGCTGGTGCTGGGAAAGAACGACCCCGGCTTTGTCCACAACGGCCCGCTGGCAGGGCTGGTGGCCGTCTGCGCCGGCTCCGACCTGATGCACCCGCTTGGCGCACTGGCGACCGGCGCCGTGGCGGGCGCGATCTTTGTGGTCATGTTCACGCTGGCGCAAAACCGCTGGAAGATCGACGACGTGCTGGGCGTGTGGCCCCTGCACGGCCTGTGCGGCGCCTGGGGCGGCATTGCCGCCGGCATCTTCGGCAGCCGGGCGCTGGGCGGGCTGGGAGGCGTGTCCCTGCCATCGCAGATCGCGGGCACCGTGCTGGGCATCGTCATCGCCAGCGCCGGCGGCGCACTCGTGTACGGCGTGCTGAAACTGACCATCGGCTTGCGGCTCGACCCCGAGCAGGAATTCGATGGCGCCGACCTGTCGATCCACAAGATCAGCGCCACGCCGGAGCGCGAAACCATCGCCGGTTGA
- a CDS encoding TonB-dependent receptor domain-containing protein: protein MDALTARRRLLPALLMSALAPLAHAQTTASATASSTSALGEITVTAERDAQASKAGTTTKVTADDLTRQAAQNMQNIARYAPLVSVPNAASGSGSVWDSSGNTGFNIRGIDGNRVSMDLDGIALPDAAPKPDGSTLNSFGIGRDYFDPETFRAVSIVSGTTSNTGNSGNSGTGTPGLGGSVQFTTKAPEDYLSADRPLHADYKFGYDGSNNMRMHAITGAAQAGDLQVLALLVHREGIEYESEGSAVTNPDDWTSDALLAKLAWSPFAGHKLTATMDAYQASHTRAYINKTSALYPAGVAQDSSTRRNRFSLDHEFTGKTALFDRLSSRIYAQNAEVDDHTIGPYVSQGQRYDRSIETGYFNKSRGLASHAVKTLGAHELSYGISAETVDTRRPWREDRTVLATGAHQITSKNRMVDTDTTKLAAFANADIVLAEGLTLAPGLRYDWRELKPKNIQDYVVAVPAAREELRERKDDYFTPSLKLSWKFLPELMAYATWTRGTRLPTAAELTGTYDSFSYTGTGNGYAVLGNADLKKETSNAFELGLSGHPARGVTFDASVFHTKYENFIEYATQPADPVNFPTITQGLFRPENVGEAKTWGAEISTSFALGEWNTALDGASVNVGAGVQHSKARNTITGAEGELASTLPRKVSATFAWDDPGKRGGAALSIFNVRGKQAGADVISNVTGARFDVPGATVADLTAYWNIGKHATVMAGIYNLTDKKYWDYASSRSLAAGTTAATLADIERQARPGRYGAVTLKVIY, encoded by the coding sequence ATGGATGCACTTACCGCGCGCCGGCGCCTGCTGCCGGCGTTGTTGATGTCCGCGCTGGCGCCGCTGGCCCACGCCCAAACCACCGCCTCCGCCACCGCCTCGTCCACTTCGGCTCTCGGCGAGATCACCGTGACCGCCGAGCGCGACGCGCAGGCAAGCAAGGCCGGCACCACGACGAAGGTCACGGCCGACGACCTGACGCGCCAGGCGGCGCAGAACATGCAGAACATCGCCCGCTACGCGCCGCTGGTCAGCGTGCCGAATGCGGCGAGCGGTTCGGGCAGTGTGTGGGACAGCAGCGGCAACACGGGCTTCAATATCCGCGGCATCGACGGCAACCGCGTGAGCATGGATCTGGACGGCATCGCGCTGCCCGACGCGGCGCCGAAGCCCGACGGCTCCACGCTGAACAGCTTCGGCATTGGCCGCGACTACTTCGATCCGGAGACGTTCCGCGCGGTGAGCATCGTGTCCGGCACCACCAGCAACACCGGCAACAGCGGCAACAGCGGCACCGGCACGCCGGGCCTGGGCGGTTCCGTGCAGTTCACCACGAAAGCGCCCGAGGATTACCTGAGCGCCGACCGTCCCCTCCACGCCGACTACAAGTTCGGCTACGACGGGTCGAACAATATGCGCATGCATGCGATCACGGGCGCCGCGCAGGCCGGCGACCTGCAGGTTCTCGCGCTGCTCGTGCACCGTGAAGGGATAGAGTACGAATCCGAAGGCAGTGCGGTAACGAACCCGGACGACTGGACTTCCGATGCACTGCTGGCCAAGCTGGCATGGTCGCCCTTCGCCGGCCACAAGCTTACCGCCACCATGGATGCCTACCAGGCCAGCCACACGCGCGCCTACATCAACAAGACCAGCGCACTGTATCCGGCCGGCGTGGCCCAGGATTCCAGTACGCGGCGCAACCGCTTCTCGCTCGACCATGAATTCACCGGCAAGACAGCGCTGTTCGACAGGCTGTCTTCACGCATCTATGCGCAGAACGCCGAGGTCGACGACCACACGATCGGTCCCTATGTCTCCCAGGGCCAGCGCTACGACCGCTCGATCGAGACGGGCTATTTCAACAAGAGCCGCGGCCTGGCCAGCCACGCCGTAAAAACGCTCGGGGCGCACGAACTGTCGTATGGCATCAGCGCGGAAACCGTCGACACACGCCGGCCATGGCGTGAAGACCGCACGGTGCTGGCCACCGGCGCACACCAGATCACCAGCAAAAACCGCATGGTCGATACGGACACGACGAAGCTGGCGGCCTTCGCCAACGCCGATATCGTGCTGGCCGAAGGCCTGACCTTGGCGCCAGGCCTGCGCTATGACTGGCGCGAACTGAAGCCGAAGAATATCCAGGACTACGTGGTGGCGGTGCCCGCCGCGCGGGAAGAACTGCGCGAGCGCAAGGACGACTACTTCACGCCGAGCCTGAAGCTGAGCTGGAAGTTCCTCCCCGAGCTGATGGCCTACGCGACCTGGACGCGCGGCACGCGCCTGCCCACGGCGGCGGAACTGACCGGCACCTACGACTCATTCAGCTATACGGGGACCGGCAATGGCTACGCAGTGCTCGGCAACGCGGACCTGAAGAAGGAAACGAGCAACGCGTTCGAACTGGGCCTCTCCGGCCACCCGGCGCGCGGCGTGACATTCGATGCCTCGGTCTTCCACACGAAGTACGAGAACTTCATCGAGTACGCCACGCAGCCGGCCGATCCGGTCAACTTCCCGACCATCACGCAGGGCCTGTTCCGGCCCGAGAACGTGGGTGAGGCGAAGACATGGGGCGCCGAGATTTCCACCAGCTTCGCGCTGGGCGAATGGAACACCGCACTGGATGGCGCCAGCGTGAACGTGGGCGCCGGCGTCCAGCACAGCAAGGCGCGCAACACGATCACGGGCGCCGAGGGCGAGCTGGCCTCCACCTTGCCGCGCAAGGTCAGCGCCACGTTCGCCTGGGACGATCCGGGCAAGCGGGGCGGGGCGGCGCTGTCGATCTTCAACGTGCGCGGCAAGCAGGCTGGCGCCGACGTGATCTCGAATGTCACCGGCGCGCGCTTCGACGTGCCCGGCGCCACGGTCGCAGACCTGACCGCCTACTGGAACATCGGCAAGCATGCCACCGTCATGGCCGGCATCTACAACCTGACCGACAAAAAATACTGGGACTACGCATCGTCGCGCAGCCTGGCCGCCGGCACCACGGCCGCCACGCTGGCCGACATCGAACGCCAGGCGCGCCCCGGCCGCTACGGCGCCGTCACGCTCAAAGTGATTTACTGA
- a CDS encoding hemin-degrading factor — protein MKTHRRYTGLLALSGALVFGMAASHASAATLAERWNTLRTEQPKLGIRDAAKQLNVSEAELLATGIGKTVTRLAETDHAPREIMRRALDLGKVMALTRNENAVIEVTGEATRIAKQGDEGAKDAEREARELNIAGGYLGGPIDLRFHFTKWKHAFAVVQPGKDGNVSRSLQFFDENGTAVHKVYLKDDSKVAVFDKLVADFRHPQQDGKLAIVAAAPKAAEKPDTAVDVKEFQQAWKDMSDVHQFNRIVSEFKLSREQALRLAPAGVATKVAPQAVRQLLEQAAAKGVPIMAFVGNGAVTQIYSGKVNKVQEAGGYFNVLDPDFNLHLRDKALKAGYVLQRAGVTSVEFYDDKGELVVTFFGVRERGKPQPQPWLDLAAGLPKA, from the coding sequence ATGAAAACCCATCGTCGTTATACCGGCCTGCTGGCCCTGTCCGGCGCCCTTGTCTTCGGCATGGCCGCGAGCCACGCCAGCGCCGCCACGCTGGCCGAACGCTGGAACACGCTGCGCACCGAGCAGCCGAAACTGGGCATCCGCGATGCCGCGAAACAGTTGAACGTTTCCGAGGCCGAGCTGCTCGCGACCGGCATCGGCAAGACCGTCACGCGCCTGGCCGAGACCGATCATGCGCCACGCGAAATCATGCGCCGCGCGCTGGACCTGGGCAAGGTGATGGCGCTCACGCGCAACGAGAACGCCGTCATCGAAGTCACGGGCGAGGCCACGCGCATCGCCAAGCAGGGTGACGAAGGTGCGAAGGATGCGGAACGCGAGGCGCGCGAACTGAACATCGCCGGCGGCTACCTGGGCGGCCCGATCGACCTGCGCTTCCACTTCACGAAATGGAAGCATGCGTTCGCCGTCGTCCAGCCGGGCAAGGATGGCAACGTGTCGCGCAGCCTGCAGTTCTTCGACGAAAATGGCACTGCCGTCCACAAGGTGTACCTGAAGGATGACAGCAAGGTCGCCGTGTTCGACAAGCTGGTGGCCGACTTTCGCCACCCGCAGCAGGACGGCAAGCTGGCCATCGTGGCCGCCGCGCCGAAGGCGGCCGAGAAGCCGGATACCGCTGTCGACGTCAAGGAATTCCAGCAGGCCTGGAAGGACATGTCGGACGTGCACCAGTTCAACCGCATCGTCTCGGAATTCAAGCTGTCGCGCGAACAGGCGCTGCGCCTGGCGCCCGCCGGCGTGGCCACGAAGGTGGCGCCGCAGGCCGTGCGGCAACTGCTGGAGCAGGCGGCGGCGAAAGGGGTGCCGATCATGGCGTTCGTCGGCAATGGCGCCGTCACGCAGATCTACAGCGGCAAGGTGAACAAGGTGCAGGAGGCGGGCGGCTACTTCAACGTGCTGGACCCGGACTTCAACCTGCACCTGCGCGACAAGGCGCTCAAGGCCGGCTATGTGCTGCAGCGCGCCGGTGTGACGTCCGTGGAGTTCTACGACGACAAGGGCGAACTCGTGGTCACGTTCTTCGGCGTGCGCGAGCGGGGCAAGCCGCAGCCGCAGCCATGGCTGGACCTGGCCGCGGGGCTGCCGAAGGCATAA